The nucleotide window CAGCACCGGTGATATGGCAAGCATTAAAGGCTTGGCGATCGCGCACATCTACGATGGTCAGGGCAGGTTCGCCCCAATCGAGGCGCGCTTTTAGATCATAAACTCGGGCTTGAGGCTGAATGGGGCCGGGGGTAGGAATAATTCCTAGAAATGCGCTCATGGTTAAGTCCTTGATAAGGTTGAAATTGTTGGATGCTTGTCTGTAAGCTA belongs to Candidatus Obscuribacterales bacterium and includes:
- a CDS encoding rhodanese-like domain-containing protein, with product AYRQASNNFNLIKDLTMSAFLGIIPTPGPIQPQARVYDLKARLDWGEPALTIVDVRDRQAFNACHITGAVSIPLDNLVTQSSSNFEVDRDIYIYGETDDETAIAATTLRDAGYTHVSELRGGLAAWKAVSYPVEVTTPAA